The Candidatus Neomarinimicrobiota bacterium genome has a window encoding:
- the dnaK gene encoding molecular chaperone DnaK yields MGKIIGIDLGTTNSCLAVMEGGTPTVIQNAEGGRTTPSMVAFTKTDDRLIGQPAKRQAVTNPENTIYSIKRFMGRTYDEVEQERHEVPYEVIKGPKGAVQVKVGKKTYSPPEISAMILQKIKQNAESYLGAKVTDAVITVPAYFNDSQRQATKDAGKIAGLNVKRIINEPTAAALAYGLDKKKDEKIAVFDFGGGTFDVSILELGEGVFEVKSTNGDTHLGGDDIDQVLIEWMADEFKKNEGIDLREDPMALQRLKEGAEKAKMELSSALQTDVNLPFITADASGPKHLTIQLTRAKFETLTAELFQRLKEPCIQALKDAKMKPSDVDEVILVGGSTRIPKVQQIVQDLFGKEPHKGVNPDEVVAIGAAIQGGVLAGDVEDVLLLDVTPLSLGIETLGGVMTNLIDANTTIPTQKSQSFSTASDNQPSVEIHILQGERPMAVDNRTIGRFHLDSIPPAPRGIPQIEVSFDIDANGILHVAAKDKATGKEQSIRIEASSGLTEQEIERMRRDAQTNSEEDKRKREEVELHNMADQLIHQTEQQVKEFGDKLSEDDKSKLDSELEKLKTANVGSNAKDIQDAVDGVNRIWSELATQMYADAKDTPTPEGQDSSSAKGQSVEDGEIEDADFEVVDEKK; encoded by the coding sequence ATGGGAAAAATTATTGGCATCGACCTGGGAACGACCAACTCTTGCTTGGCCGTGATGGAGGGTGGAACGCCCACGGTGATACAAAATGCTGAAGGTGGCCGCACCACACCCTCTATGGTAGCTTTCACGAAGACCGATGACCGGCTCATCGGCCAGCCCGCCAAACGACAGGCGGTAACGAATCCAGAAAACACGATCTATTCTATCAAGCGATTCATGGGGCGCACGTACGACGAGGTAGAGCAGGAGAGGCATGAAGTTCCGTACGAGGTAATCAAGGGACCCAAGGGTGCCGTTCAGGTTAAGGTGGGCAAGAAAACTTATTCGCCTCCGGAAATCAGTGCCATGATTCTTCAAAAAATTAAGCAGAATGCCGAATCCTACCTTGGCGCCAAGGTCACCGATGCCGTGATTACGGTACCCGCCTACTTTAACGACTCTCAGCGCCAGGCTACCAAGGATGCGGGCAAGATAGCCGGATTGAATGTCAAGCGCATTATCAATGAGCCAACGGCCGCCGCTCTGGCCTACGGTCTGGACAAGAAGAAGGATGAAAAAATTGCAGTCTTTGATTTCGGCGGGGGCACCTTCGATGTCTCTATCCTGGAACTAGGGGAAGGTGTATTCGAGGTGAAGTCCACGAACGGGGATACACACTTGGGTGGCGATGATATTGATCAGGTGCTCATAGAATGGATGGCCGATGAGTTTAAAAAGAATGAGGGGATCGACCTGCGGGAGGACCCCATGGCCCTCCAGCGGCTCAAAGAGGGGGCCGAAAAAGCGAAGATGGAGCTTTCCAGCGCGCTCCAGACAGACGTGAACCTGCCGTTTATTACTGCTGATGCGTCGGGACCAAAGCACCTGACCATCCAGCTTACCCGCGCCAAGTTCGAGACCCTTACAGCAGAGCTCTTTCAGCGACTGAAGGAACCCTGTATCCAGGCCTTGAAGGACGCCAAGATGAAGCCCTCCGATGTGGACGAAGTTATTCTGGTGGGAGGCAGTACGCGTATACCCAAAGTGCAGCAGATCGTTCAGGATTTATTCGGCAAGGAGCCCCACAAGGGGGTGAACCCTGATGAGGTCGTAGCCATTGGCGCAGCGATACAGGGCGGCGTACTGGCTGGAGACGTGGAAGACGTCCTGCTCCTGGATGTAACTCCTCTCTCGCTGGGCATCGAAACCCTGGGTGGGGTCATGACCAATCTGATTGACGCCAATACCACGATCCCTACCCAAAAGAGCCAGAGTTTTTCAACGGCATCGGACAACCAGCCATCGGTTGAGATCCACATACTGCAGGGCGAGAGGCCCATGGCCGTTGACAACAGGACCATTGGCCGTTTCCACCTGGACAGTATCCCGCCGGCGCCCAGAGGCATTCCGCAGATCGAGGTCAGCTTCGACATTGATGCCAACGGGATTCTCCATGTGGCTGCCAAGGACAAGGCTACTGGCAAAGAGCAGAGCATCCGTATCGAAGCATCCAGCGGTCTGACCGAACAGGAAATTGAGCGCATGCGTCGTGACGCGCAGACCAATTCCGAGGAGGATAAACGTAAACGTGAGGAGGTTGAGCTGCACAACATGGCTGATCAGCTCATCCACCAGACGGAGCAGCAGGTCAAGGAGTTTGGCGACAAGTTATCTGAGGATGATAAATCCAAGCTTGACAGTGAGTTGGAAAAGCTCAAGACTGCCAATGTCGGCTCCAACGCCAAGGATATTCAGGATGCAGTTGACGGGGTCAATCGCATCTGGTCCGAGTTGGCCACACAGATGTATGCCGATGCCAAGGATACGCCCACGCCTGAAGGCCAGGACAGTAGTTCTGCAAAGGGTCAGAGTGTGGAGGATGGCGAGATTGAAGACGCCGATTTTGAAGTAGTCGACGAGAAGAAGTAA
- a CDS encoding ATP-dependent Clp protease ATP-binding subunit, giving the protein MKENFSKRVQNVLKSAKEEAIRLGHSYVGSEHLLLGIIKEGGGAAYDILTALAGDITELRAEIEDMVRSSGGTMALGHLPLTRRAERILRTTFSEARGFNQELGDDTHLLLAIAKETEGVASEILIRFGIDYASIKQRVLVQMQSTAQLRKPSRKAKKSTTPTLDHFSRDITEMATASALDPVIGRVQEIERVAQILARRKKNNPVLIGEPGVGKTAIVEGLATRIIERKVPRVLYAQRVLALDLGALVAGTKYRGQFEERLKSLMHELEEAKDIILFIDELHTIVGAGSASGSLDAANMFKPALSRGEIQIIGATTLDEYRRYVEKDGALERRFQKIMVLPPGLDDCKLILQGLKERYEQHHHVNYSDDAIEACVELSHRYITDKFMPDKAIDVLDEAGARVHINNLVVPQELLSLEEEVDGIRKQKEQVVSQQDFEQAAKLRDRERQLLEKIEHLQRQWEEDESQDWPTVQENDIADTVAMMTGIPVSRVAEKEMDKLLHIGDVLQEYVIGQEAAVKTLGRAIQRARTGLKDPRHPIGTFIFLGPTGVGKTELARVLARHMFNHDEALIKFDMSEYVERFNVSRLVGAPPGYVGYEEGGELTERVRRNPFGVVLFDEIEKAHPDVFNILLQIFDDGFLTDGLGRRVDFRNTVIIMTSNLGTRGMESGGYGFASGDEKSDEKIHADIMVEVKRLFNPEFLNRLDEIVVFNSLTKEDLYQIVDLQLQDLYKNLASKRVTCTLTKAAKERIIQAGYTKSSGARPMRRVIQDIIENVIAEKFLTKEFVEGGHIHISARGKNLFFTQKLADTNDSDITLAEESEQGPPAT; this is encoded by the coding sequence ATGAAAGAAAATTTCTCCAAACGAGTCCAAAATGTCCTCAAGAGCGCCAAGGAGGAAGCTATTCGCTTGGGGCACAGTTACGTCGGTTCCGAGCACCTCTTGCTGGGCATTATCAAGGAGGGTGGCGGCGCCGCTTACGACATTCTGACGGCTTTGGCAGGCGACATCACGGAGCTGCGCGCGGAGATTGAGGATATGGTGCGCTCCTCCGGCGGAACCATGGCGCTGGGACATCTCCCTCTAACCCGGCGGGCGGAGCGGATTTTGCGCACCACTTTCTCCGAAGCGCGGGGCTTCAACCAGGAGCTGGGTGATGACACTCACCTGCTGCTGGCCATCGCCAAGGAAACCGAGGGTGTGGCCAGCGAGATTCTGATTCGCTTTGGTATCGACTATGCTTCCATCAAGCAGCGAGTCCTGGTTCAGATGCAATCCACGGCCCAGCTAAGGAAACCGTCCCGCAAGGCGAAAAAGTCAACAACGCCAACCCTCGATCATTTCAGCCGCGATATCACCGAAATGGCCACGGCCTCGGCCCTCGACCCGGTGATCGGCAGAGTGCAGGAAATCGAGCGGGTGGCCCAAATCCTGGCCCGACGTAAGAAAAATAATCCGGTCCTTATCGGTGAGCCTGGCGTGGGGAAAACGGCGATCGTTGAGGGACTGGCGACCAGGATCATCGAGCGCAAAGTGCCTCGCGTCCTGTATGCCCAGAGGGTGCTGGCCCTCGATCTGGGCGCGCTAGTGGCCGGTACCAAATATCGCGGCCAATTTGAAGAGCGGCTCAAGTCCCTAATGCACGAGCTGGAAGAGGCCAAGGATATTATTTTGTTTATTGATGAGCTCCACACTATCGTGGGCGCGGGCAGCGCCAGCGGATCGCTGGACGCAGCTAACATGTTCAAGCCGGCGCTTTCCCGGGGTGAGATTCAGATTATTGGCGCCACGACTCTTGACGAGTACCGGCGCTACGTTGAGAAGGACGGTGCGCTGGAGCGGCGCTTCCAGAAAATCATGGTATTACCCCCAGGATTGGACGACTGCAAGCTCATATTGCAGGGGTTGAAAGAAAGGTATGAGCAACATCACCATGTCAACTATTCTGACGATGCCATTGAAGCCTGCGTTGAACTCAGTCATCGCTATATAACCGACAAGTTCATGCCCGACAAGGCCATAGATGTATTGGATGAGGCCGGCGCCAGGGTTCACATCAATAATCTGGTGGTGCCTCAGGAACTTCTCTCGCTTGAGGAGGAAGTTGACGGCATTCGGAAGCAAAAAGAACAGGTTGTATCTCAACAAGATTTTGAGCAGGCTGCCAAACTGCGGGACAGGGAGCGGCAACTACTTGAGAAAATTGAGCATTTGCAGCGTCAGTGGGAGGAGGACGAAAGCCAGGACTGGCCCACGGTGCAGGAGAACGACATCGCCGATACCGTGGCCATGATGACCGGAATTCCCGTCAGCAGGGTTGCTGAGAAGGAGATGGACAAGCTTCTGCATATCGGTGATGTGCTTCAGGAGTATGTCATTGGGCAGGAAGCAGCCGTCAAGACCCTTGGCCGGGCCATCCAGCGAGCCCGCACAGGGCTTAAGGATCCCCGCCATCCTATCGGGACATTCATTTTCCTGGGCCCGACGGGTGTGGGCAAGACGGAACTGGCCAGGGTGCTCGCGCGGCACATGTTCAACCACGATGAGGCCCTCATCAAGTTTGATATGTCCGAGTATGTGGAGCGCTTCAATGTTTCCCGCCTAGTGGGTGCACCGCCGGGGTATGTTGGCTACGAGGAAGGTGGCGAGCTGACGGAACGGGTAAGACGCAATCCGTTCGGCGTGGTGCTCTTTGATGAAATTGAAAAGGCGCACCCGGATGTGTTTAATATTCTTCTTCAAATCTTCGATGATGGCTTCCTTACAGATGGTCTGGGCCGTCGGGTCGATTTCCGCAATACCGTCATCATAATGACCTCCAATCTGGGGACTCGCGGTATGGAAAGCGGTGGCTACGGTTTTGCCTCCGGCGACGAAAAATCGGATGAGAAGATACACGCGGATATCATGGTGGAGGTGAAGCGCCTGTTCAATCCCGAATTCCTTAATCGACTTGATGAGATCGTCGTGTTCAATTCCTTGACCAAGGAGGACCTCTATCAGATTGTTGACCTGCAGCTGCAGGATCTGTACAAGAATTTGGCCAGCAAGCGGGTTACCTGTACATTGACCAAGGCCGCTAAAGAGCGGATAATTCAAGCGGGATACACCAAATCGTCTGGCGCGCGGCCCATGCGCCGAGTTATTCAGGACATAATTGAAAATGTGATCGCCGAGAAGTTCCTCACCAAGGAGTTTGTTGAGGGCGGACACATTCACATCAGCGCCCGTGGCAAGAATCTTTTCTTCACCCAGAAGTTGGCCGATACCAACGACTCGGACATCACCCTCGCAGAGGAGTCCGAACAGGGCCCGCCTGCAACCTGA
- a CDS encoding ABC transporter ATP-binding protein, translated as MLKAENIHKSFAVDGQRLQILKGASLTVERGEIVALMGPSGSGKSTLLNILGTLDIPDEGHVQINGQDMGALGDDALSKFRNRHIGFVFQFHHLLPELTVWENLALPLWLDQSGSQLDTSYLENLLELTGLVERRRHFPGQLSGGERQRAAVIRALVNRPGIVLADEPTGNLDAANGAILMSLIEQLQRDHGQTFLIATHSESLASKAGRRLYLHAGVIKLTPEVDGSDPRG; from the coding sequence GTGCTCAAGGCCGAAAATATCCACAAAAGTTTCGCCGTGGATGGCCAGCGCCTTCAGATTCTGAAGGGTGCCTCGCTGACCGTGGAGCGGGGTGAAATTGTTGCCCTGATGGGACCCTCCGGCAGTGGCAAGTCAACGCTGCTCAATATTCTCGGCACCCTGGACATTCCCGATGAGGGACATGTGCAGATAAACGGCCAAGATATGGGCGCGCTGGGGGATGACGCCCTGTCAAAATTCCGCAACCGCCACATTGGCTTCGTGTTTCAATTCCATCACCTGCTGCCTGAACTTACCGTGTGGGAAAATCTGGCACTCCCATTGTGGCTGGATCAAAGTGGCAGCCAGCTGGATACTTCTTACCTGGAAAATCTGCTTGAGCTCACCGGTTTGGTGGAACGGCGCCGGCACTTCCCCGGTCAGCTCTCCGGTGGAGAACGCCAGAGGGCGGCGGTTATCCGGGCCCTGGTTAACCGGCCTGGCATCGTACTTGCAGATGAGCCAACCGGAAACCTTGATGCAGCCAACGGAGCCATCCTGATGAGTCTGATTGAGCAACTGCAGCGTGACCACGGCCAGACATTTCTTATCGCCACCCATAGCGAGTCCCTTGCATCAAAGGCGGGACGCCGACTATATTTGCACGCCGGAGTCATTAAATTGACGCCGGAGGTTGATGGCTCAGACCCCAGGGGCTAA
- a CDS encoding ABC transporter permease — protein MNSPWALSLRLLLWRHEGRRLNLSTLVSVVGVAAGSAVLILTLSILNGFESDVWHSLEMFEEEAVLLPRSSQANAVLAKAALAAAGIESQPYAERKLVVQYGDDYRLVTARIVSDLDARQAAFADAVSQAVPYTVDGPGVIIGSLLANRLGLLPGDDLRLLSPLDIALTDPTPPQLTATVQAIFDIGILNFDEAFIFIDFASAEALVPRLASYSGLALSGAYDAGKVLPEEVLQDGAWSLRTWETDHAALLTAMKMEKLGSTAVLFLIILVASFNATSTMVMSVMEKYREIGILRSLGASRRFVRALFLRQGLLIGLTGVIMGVGLGTATVLLQAATSFIPGPGGLAADGALPMVLRWMDLLIVMAGALTMNLVAAWYPARYAESISPAQAVNYEK, from the coding sequence CATATTGACCCTTTCCATTCTCAACGGTTTCGAGTCCGATGTGTGGCACAGCCTGGAAATGTTTGAAGAGGAAGCGGTCCTGTTGCCTCGCTCTTCGCAGGCCAATGCGGTTTTGGCAAAGGCGGCCCTGGCCGCTGCGGGCATCGAATCCCAGCCCTATGCCGAACGCAAGCTGGTGGTTCAGTACGGCGACGACTACCGGCTGGTGACGGCCCGCATTGTCTCCGACCTGGACGCCCGCCAGGCAGCATTTGCCGATGCCGTGAGCCAGGCGGTGCCCTATACCGTTGACGGGCCCGGCGTCATCATTGGATCGCTGCTGGCCAACAGGCTGGGTCTGCTCCCGGGGGACGATCTGCGACTGTTGTCACCCCTGGATATTGCCCTGACTGATCCCACGCCACCCCAGCTGACTGCCACGGTCCAGGCCATTTTCGACATCGGCATATTGAATTTTGACGAGGCCTTCATCTTCATCGACTTCGCATCCGCCGAGGCGCTCGTGCCTCGACTGGCGAGTTACAGTGGTCTTGCGCTATCGGGAGCTTACGATGCGGGCAAGGTGTTGCCCGAGGAGGTGCTTCAGGATGGCGCGTGGTCCCTCCGCACGTGGGAAACGGATCACGCCGCTCTGCTCACGGCCATGAAAATGGAGAAGCTGGGTAGTACCGCGGTCCTGTTCTTGATTATCCTGGTGGCATCTTTTAACGCCACCAGTACGATGGTTATGTCGGTTATGGAAAAGTATCGTGAGATCGGCATTCTGCGATCGCTGGGTGCCAGCCGCCGCTTCGTCAGGGCGTTGTTCCTGCGCCAGGGTCTGTTGATTGGCCTGACCGGCGTCATCATGGGAGTTGGGCTGGGTACCGCTACCGTGCTCCTGCAGGCTGCGACATCGTTCATTCCCGGACCCGGCGGGCTCGCTGCCGATGGTGCCTTGCCGATGGTGCTGCGGTGGATGGACCTGCTGATCGTGATGGCCGGAGCACTAACCATGAATTTGGTTGCGGCCTGGTATCCTGCCCGGTACGCCGAATCGATTTCACCGGCCCAGGCGGTCAATTATGAAAAGTAG